The window ATGTTGTATTAggtgaaggtattaaggtggatcctaagaggatcgaggtagttcagagttggcctcgtcatACCACAACGACTAAGATCAAGAGTTTCTTGgggctagcaggttattatcgtcaattTATGGAGGGCATCTCATATATTGtagctcctttgactagattgacctagaagggtgtttAGTTCAGATGGTACGATGATTGAGAGGCAAGCTTTCAGACGCTTAAGACCGCATTGACTACCACACTAGTGTTGGTTTTGCCCTCTAGTTCAgagatgtatactgtgtattgcgacactACACGCACTGGtttaggttgtgtattgatgcaggaggggcgagttattgcatattatTCATGTCatttgaagccccacgagaataaCTACCCTGTgaacgatttggagttggctgcatagttcatgctcttaagatcggtaggcattatctttatggagtgtcatgcaaggtttacaccgatcataagtttgtagcatctgtttaagcagatgGATCTTAATTTAAGCCAGCGCAGGtgtcttgagttactaaaggattgtgatattaccatcctttaccatctgggcaaggcaaatgtggttgcagatgccttaagCACAAAGAccaagagtatgggtagtttggcattcatttcagcaaacGAGAGCCCATTgactttggacattcagtctttAGCCAACCGACTTgtaaggctggatatttcagtGCTTAGTCGAGTTCTTACATGTGTTGTGGTTCAGTCTTCTTTATTCGAGCTGagcaaggctcgtcagtatgataaTCTGCTCTTGTTGGTCCTTAGGGAGACAGTGCTATGAGGTGATGCAGAAGTGGTTACtatcggtgatgatggtgttctacgactacAAGGTctcttatgtgttcctaatgttggtGGCCTAATGAAGGCGATTCTAGAAGAGACACACAGTTCatgttattctattcatccaggtgccacgaagatgtatcgtgacctgaggcaacattactggtggcggCAGATTAgtaaggacatagttgagtatgtggcgaggtatttgaattgccagcaggttaagtacgagcaccGAAGGCCAGGTGGCTTACTTCAGTAGATAGTTATACCGGAATAGAAGTGGgagtgcatcactatggatttcgtggtTGGTTTGCCGCGGACGTTGAGGAAATAagatgccatttgggtcattgtcgacatactgaccaagtctgcacactttattccggtgatgactacatacacttcagagaggttggcccagatttatgtTCAGGAGATCGTCCGGTTGCATGGCGTGCCTATTTCCATTATTTCAGATAGATGCACTtagttcacttcacatttctggagagtagtacagagtgagttgagTATCCGGGTAGAGCTTAATGCGGCCTTTCATCCGAAGACAGATGGGCATTTGGAGCGAACAGTTCTGATtatggaggatatgctcagagcttATGTGGTTGACTTTGGAGGCAATGGGATTGATTCTTATcattggctgagtttgcttataataacaactatcagtccagcattgagatggcttcatttgaggctttgtatggtcaaTGTCGTTCCCCCATCGGTTGGTTTGAGCGCaatgaggctaggttatatggtactaatttggtaaaacgtgccttggataaggtaaagttgattaaggagagacttcgcacaactcagtccaggTAGAAAAGTTATACGGATCAGAAAGCACATGATttgtcatttatggtgggtgagtaggtactcttgaaagtctcgccgatgaagggtatcatgaggttctgaaagaggggcaagttgatcccAAGGTTCATCGGTCCATTCGAGGTGTTGGAGCGAGTTGAACAGGTTGCATACAGGCTTGCTTTGCCTcatagtctatcgggagttcatcagatattccacgtgtctatgcttctGAAGTACCATGCTGACAGGTTccatgtattagacttcagcacgttcatctagatgagagcttgggttataaggaggagccagttgctattgttgaCATGTAGGTCcgcaagttgaggtctaagaagatttcaGCGGTGAAAGTCTAgcggaggggtcaaccagtcgaagAGGCcgcttgggagaccgaggaggacatgtggagaagagatccacacttattcggcagtccgtgtatgattctaaactcattcgaggacgaacgtttgtttaagaaatggagaatataacgacccgactagtcatttttctttctagatcccgGTTCCCCTATTTAATTCTActcgtatatgcttttactattttatgacttgcaatgaaggttggtttggttttggaagggttcggtttgaattcggaacacttagttccataatagtggcctaagTTGGCCAAGTTTGGCTTGAGTCAACAttctgagtaaacgacctcggaattgggatttgaaggttccaataggtttgtatgataattttggacttgggcatatattcaGATCGAGTTTCGGGTGGACTGGGAGCGTTTCAACACTTATTTTTAAAAGTTGGCGTCTTTATGGTTTTAGacttttctaagtttggtttgaagcaGACTTTGGTGTTATAAATGtttgtttgggatttcgagccttggaataggttcgtatagtaatttgtgacttgtgcataaaatttggcattattccgagttgtctaagtatgattcgttgCGTTCAGAGCTAGTTGGatgaagtttgaagttcaaagcTTGAttatttggttttggggtgagaTTCTTGGTttgtttattttatgtgtttagAGACTTTGAGTAGGTCCGAattatcctcacaaggtaggggtaaggtctgcgtacacactacccaaCCCAGACCCCACGGTGCGGGAAAATACTggttatgttgttgttgttgttgttggacttattggtataattggacggggtctcgggtggctcgggtgagttttagaccaACAGGAacaaagtttaagttgaaaattttCTAGTGTTGGTTTTGTTCTTCCCAAACGCGGAGAGAGTCTCGCATTTGCAATGAAGGATTTGTGCTGGAGGCATTTTATGCTTTGCGTTAGTATGGGTAGGGACGCATTTGCAAAGGCTTGGGGCAGTGAAGCTACGTGTTCTCGAAAGGGAAGaagcgatcacgaagaaggatttgggGCTAGGGGATGGCAGGCCATtggcattcgcgttcgcgaagggtcgtcCGTGTTCGTGAAAGGTAGGTCAGGTTAGCTATCATGATCATAGGGTCCTGGTAGCATTCGCGGCGAGTAATTTTTGAGCGATGGCAATTTTgcattcgcgatcgcgaggagTTTTCCGCGATTTCGAAGAAGGGTCACCTGGGCATAACACATTTTAATATCGGGATTTAGGCTCATTTTTCCAATTTCTCACTTTtcttggccgattttggagcttcttggaggGGGTTTTTCATCAAGCACTATAAGGTGAGTGATTTCTACCTagtgtaagttaaatacatggattatgggtATATTTTAATATAGAAATGAGTAGAATTATGGGATTTTGTTGAATTTAGGGTttagtaaaaatgagatttggaCACGAAATTGATTGTGGAATtgggtataaattatatatatgagttcgtaaggtcatgggtaacaattatttatgaaaagtttcagaattcgggaatctggacccgaGGTGACATTTATGGACTTTCTGAGCGAGGTTGGGagattactctaatagttaaattatgaacttttgaacacatTTGATCAATTTATACATCATTTGATAAGTTTCGGGTTGCTCATCATTGTTTTGAGGCGACTAATGAGGTTTGAGAGCTGAGTGGAGGGCtaggaagcgaggtaagtctcttgcctaatatTATAAGAAAGAATTATCCTCGTAGGTAttttaattgttatgtgctacttgttgtgggtgctacgtatgcatgaggtgacgagagtccatacgtagcctaaaaattcatgtttatgtccgggtagacttaagaCTTTACCATGCAGTCTTTTTATTACTTGAACTCAACCTAGtagtttaattacttaaattaaaattgaaatttgattAGAGATTATGTTAGGCCGAGCCTCATTACCTTGAGTTGTTTTGGCGGGATACTTGATTGTCGGTAAAATCATGCTTTCTTTATGTTCCTATTCTTGCGTTGTATTTATTTGACCCGTAGTTTGGAAAGTTCCTCTATTCCTGTGGACCAGGCGTACGCCTCGGTAGTGCTATGAAATATCATTATGTATAGGGCTGTAGAACCTCAATAGTATATTTGAGAGGCATCTATGGATCGTATCGTACGACCTCGGGAGTGTACACTATTATTATGGAtcaggccgtatgacctcggcgtAATTAATGTGTAATATTGCTAGGAGTCAGGATATACATAAGATTTCCTCCTTGATTTGAGACTTGGCATTTACTTGATGTTCCTGATCTGTTTAAGATAGCACATGTCACATGAACCTCTTGATCCTCTCCATGTTTGTGGGAACCAATcatatagcatgacgggccaactcaaaaaatctcatctcatactgcgtcacgaacttatcaccctgacgaagctgctcgaactccCTGCACGGCTCCTCTCTATGGAACtaaggcatgaacttctccagaaaaagaacggagaactgctgccatgtaaggggtgctacgccgaccggcctacgcctctcataagcctcacaccaactgaaggcatccccagagaactgaaaagtagtgaacgagaccccactagtctccagaatacctaccGTATgcagtatcctctgacacctgtccaagaaaccctatgcatcctctccctctgcaccactgaaagatggaggctggagcctcccaaacctctctaatctaCGTTGCTTATCCTCCGGCATAGCAGAAACCATATAATCCTGAGCAGCGGCAACAGGCTggactggtggtgcccccggtgtcttgaatccctgtaccacctgctctggtgtgcaggcggcgggagtctgagcacctctcctggcctgagaagtggttgttgcggccggaacagagactgcctgaacaagactggtacacgcgctCAGCATCTAAGCTAAGGCCtgctgaaggcctggaatcacaataggcacaggtggtgcctgagctagtcccacaggctcatccacaactggtgcctgctcctgaactggggcaactagcgggtctgcaggtactgccccagctgttgtgcaggctgcacctctgcccctaccgtggCCTCTACCGCGTCCTcgtcctctcgcggccctggctggagGTACTGGTGGTTTTCTGCCCTGCCCTGTAGTACGAGTCCTcatcatctatgagagaatgaaacaatagataTTTAGTcaccagaatcaacagattcgcacgacaagaattcaataATATGaagtttttcctaagggttctgcagcctctagaagataagtacggacgtctctgtaccaatccgcaagactctactaaacctactcatgactcgtgagacctatgtaacctaggctttgataccaacttgttacaacccaaaacctaacccgtcgtgatggtgcctatcgtgatactaggcaagctgaaatttctaaaacactttcaacatttaacagaaatgaattaagacatttaaaaaaatcggagtttttcataaaaacggggtaaaacccaaaacataagtgcggaaaaatagcccgatatcgaggtgtcactaagtcatgagcatctagatatccagtctaatacaaatagtgtctaagtatcaatacagaaaagaaagaaaacatagaaggagagacaaggtctgcggacaccgGCAACTAcatcgtagtctccggtactcgatcgagcacgaactcaacgacctccgtgatcaaacacacctggatctgcacatgaagtgcagggtgtagcatgagtacaaccaactcagcaagtaatagaaataaataaggaactgagaaggtagtgacgagctatacaaatgcagttcaatttcaataattccagcaaagaatagatatgctttcaaatccggcaatttaaatcaaatcagttttatacagttaaagtgcaagaactccagatatagaatctttcagaaatttcacaacaatgacagatagcaactaagtgcatcaacaaatgaaagcaagtaccgcttctcagggcaacagtcactcaactcgtcacaacagctcaatcactcggctctcagcgctcagtactcacactcaataggtacctgcgctcactggggttgtgcagactccggaggggctcctttagcacAACCGCTATATCGCTACgacatgtagcccgatcccatataaatagccataaggctcgttgcggcgtgcaacccgatccatatatacacCACTAAagctcgttgcagcgtgcaacccgatccatatatacagccctaaagctcgttgcggcgtgcaacccaatctatatatacatatagctcGTAGCTCagcactcaggccctaactcagcCACCAACCTCTCTAgtatctcgggctctcagaaatcataaagataGCCCAAACAAAAtaaacatagtgtatcaacaagaatcaagaagagactgagatatgatacgcaagtaaaatcatgactgagtacaagacaacaattagcaaatacttcaacaagtacgcgacctctgcaggtcccaacagtaccatcacatagcctaagcatgatttctaacatgatttgcagtcaaatttctataacacagagagaacaggtaattaacaataggctattcggctttacagtctcacgggatggtAAAAGTCACAATCtcccacggtgcacgcctacacgcccgtcacctagcatgtgcgtcacctccaaaatagtcacattataccaaaactctagggtttcataccctcaggaccagatttaagactgttacttacctcaaaccgcacaaaatcctactctgtaatgcctttgcccctcgaatcagtctccaaattccccgaatctagtcacaagcaatacgagataattaatataagctaaaggaatcaattccacaaggaaAATACAAATTTACAAGCCAAAATACAAAATTAGTCAAAAGccgaccccgggcccacgtctcaaaatctgacaaaagtcacaaaatccgaaagcccattcactcacgagcctaaccatagcaaaattactcaaatcagaTAACAAAATCACATTCACaacctcaaaattctaactcaagagttcttcctcttttcccccaatttctcaccccaaatcacaaattagatgataaaattaaagatgaaatcacgggatttaaccaaaaccaagtaagaatcacttaccccaatcaactccacaaaatctcccatcaagaatcgcccaattccgtgctctctagctcaaaatatgaaaaatgtgtTCAAACCCTCGCTTTTGAAATTAATATTGTCTGCCCAGAttaccttcttcgcgaacgcgaccatcctctcgcgttcgcgtaggccaactcAGACTGCCTCCCAGTTaattcttcacgaacgcgatcaacacttcgcaaacgcgaagctttagaAGCTCAAcacatcgcgaacgcggcctatacctcgcgaacgcgtagaccaaagaCCTAGGGTCCCTAGCTACCtcacttctcttcgcgaacgtgacaccactcacgcattcgcgatgcacacgcATACCACACCTTTGCATTCGCGTCcttttcttcacgaacgcgaagaataaaatCTTCCCAGCTCACATTAACCCTTCGCggacgcgtaagaggaaaccagaaaataCACACCAGCAAATATCCGTTAACTACCTGAAACTCACCTGAtccccctgggacctcaaccaaacatacaatcaagtcccaaaacactatacgaacttagtagaatcctcaaaccacctcatataatatcaaaaacacgaatcactctccaatccaaacttaatgaacttcaaaattttcaaattctacaaacgatgccgaatcataccaaaccacgtccgattgacctcaaattttgcacacaagtcatattcaaattacggacctactccaacttttgaaatcggaatccgactccgatatcaaaaggtcaactccccggtcaaacttctcaaaaattcaactttcgccatttcaagcctaaattagctacatacctcaaattcacagtctggacacgctcctaagtccaaaatcacccaacagagctaacggaaccgacagaactccattccggagtcgtcttcatatattttcgactatggtcaaaatcttaagacttagcttctgttttagggactaagtgtcccaaatcactctgaaaccaaaaacaagacctcccggcaagtcacataagcagaaacagatacggaaaaaatagtaaataggggattggggctaatACACTAAAaaggaccggtcgggtcattatatttaGCTGTATAATAATTCTACTTTAATAATTCTGTATACGTATTTATACTAATCTCCAACAATGGACGTTGGTATCCATAATTACCAAGTATTCTTTATGAGACTTTGTGTTGAAATAGACTAATTTTTCAGTGGACTAACATTCATAGTTGtatttttaataagaaaaggAATTAtgtaaagtcctaaatattaggacttcctGTATAATTTCAGAAAGGAAAGAATTTATAGTCAAATATTtagttgatttaaatatcctaaatattaggtTTGTAACTTAAATTACAATTGTGTCCAAcgtgaaatctatttttaaagggtaaaaaaggcgaacgacatttcgctaagggaagtcatgcttttaatatagtactagtctcaAGGTACGCGCTTTGCACATATATACATGTCCATGAGTATATTTTCTTGAGAAGGAGTTATGTTTGGtaaccaaacatgagaaaataTATTCTATAATAGTCGTTAGAGATAAAGCAATAGTTGCAAACTTTTGAATTTTATATTCTTATCCAATATATAATTGTTGTGTTCAATTCAAGTTTTAATCATTTAGCTGTATAATAATTTTACTTTAATAATTCTGTATAAGTATTTATACTAATCTCCAACAATGGACGTTGGTATCCATAATTACCAAGTATTCTTTTATGAGACTTTGTGTTGAAATAGACTAATTTTTCAATGGACTAACATTCATAGTTGTATTCTTTCGGTTTATTCTTTCTTCAGTATggaatatattttttaataagaAAAGGATTTAtataaagtcctaaatattaggacttcctATATAATTTCAGAAAGGAAAGAATTTATAATCAAATATTTAGTTGATTTCaatatcctaaatattaggattgtAACTTAAATTACAATTGTGTTCAAcgtgaaatctatttttaaaggataaaaaggcgaacgacatttcgttaatgtaacgatccggccagttattttaaaagttatagccccattcccctatttattgctcattATGTACTTTATAATTAAtatatgacttgccggagtaattggtttaggtatggtaaggttttggaatgaattggaacacttagttccaagttttaaagcttaagttcaaatagtgaccagatatcGATTTATGTTCAAACGACCCGgggatagaattttgatgatttcaacagttccatatggtgattttggacttaggagcgtatccggagttttatttggaagttcgtagttaaattaggcttgaaatagctaaaataggaattttagtttgaaagtttgacaggggagttgacttttttatatcaaggttggaatccagttccaaaaaatttcatagctccgttatgttatttatgacttgtgtgcaaaatttgaggtcaatcggacttgatttgataggttccggcatcgaatgtagaagttgaaaatgtttaagtt is drawn from Nicotiana tomentosiformis chromosome 12, ASM39032v3, whole genome shotgun sequence and contains these coding sequences:
- the LOC138902550 gene encoding uncharacterized protein; this translates as MDLNLSQRRCLELLKDCDITILYHLGKANVVADALSTKTKSMGSLAFISANESPLTLDIQSLANRLVRLDISVLSRVLTCVVVQSSLFELSKARQYDNLLLLVLRETVL